The following DNA comes from Phaeodactylum tricornutum CCAP 1055/1 PHATR_bd_9x21 genomic scaffold, whole genome shotgun sequence.
TTGATCCATCAAAAGCAAGGGAGAAAGCCCATACTTGCGATATAACGTCTGAGAGTATTTGCAGCAAAGCTGCACATACAATACAAGTGTAATTTCAAGCCATGACGTCATTGCAGCCACCAAATACAGACATGCCAGACTTATCTCTGGTGCAAGCCATGAGACGGGATGCCATTCGGAAGGATGCACCGCAAGCCACAAACGGGATGAGAAGCTGGAACCTCTTCCTACTTGACCACAACTTCGTAGAGATCTTGACCGGCAATGTCACCATTTGATGGGTCGACTTCCTCAAGCTTTTTGAAAAGATGCAGAGCCCTGTCAACACCTTCAACATTGTCCGGGTGAAAGAGGAGATCACCCACAATGACCTCGACAATAGATGAATTTAGTTGAAAAAAGAGTGGATGTTCGACTTCCAGGTGGGCATCCAAAGTGTTGACAAAGGGAgctcgaattttggaaaagaaatcttCTTTTGCATTTGCATCAAGAATACCTTGAGATTATTTCCAAACTTCTGCATCAGACCCAGtgttctaagctgaggtagcgggatcaaaggtagggtgattcgttgtgagttgagtgtttgaagtgatcaCCAAGTCCAATAGCGCCTGGGGAGGaaaagctaaaatacctggctcttcatgttgttgttgagtcgccgaagcctgcagaggcctggaatatactgtcagtttctcgtaatggtccatgtggtagacattttgattggtaactgggtttcgtatccgtctaacggtctgaaacaaggcaaaatctccatggtgggacgcttccatggatctcttcatctaccaaaggaggtgcattgcacaagaatttattgtttgctaaaagctcggatccaagctttatccatgtgtggatgataagtagtttgttggcatggaacatttacttatacagcaacaattattggacttgtaccaaacggtaatcgtggatcctccactctgatagatatcagccaaatatcttgTATTATGGGTTGCAACATGAAAATAGTGTTTGTCGCattttattgaaatggttctcaaacggtattcagtatcaatatcacttatatggtatttatgtggtgttcacatgtgatgttatcagagatcaataattctcgtgttcacgtggtgcagaaagaacactgaatgttgtcaaaccagcCTACAaagttttatgaaatttaagacaggtgaagGAGACaaaagttgaccatggcagctgctttcgctcaagtttgaaatgctttacaagcaattggcattgttgatgtcaaacaacgcgatgctatcacggattcaattacgtctatggatgttttcgagatcgcaacggatgatttcatcaaggacatgtgtaagaacatccgtcgtcctgGGAgtacgcttccgaatcctaacgcagaacaacctggagccccggctatgattcctcgcaatggtgtagcaatttcacccactgcggaggagcgccttgtgttgttggcatactatgttTGTCATCTCAAGCACACTTCTtggccttatccggctcagttcaatgcggcgcgtattttcttgatgatcaagatcaagaagcgtgagaaggaagacaaagagttagcaaaagaccttgttgctcctggacaaattgaagacctgaagaaaatccgtgatgcctttgaaaatattgcggaatatttgctccaaattcgaggaacaacgggagttccattggcttatgtcattcgtgaagacgaagaagttcctgaaggtccggataatgactatcaagatgcgtttgaagaaatgatagcgcaCTGTcctcatgaagaagagtcctatgcagcagataatgctcaagtatggtctattattcgcgtttgtgctcatggtggtcctacttggagtTGGGCgtcggcttatgctcgagctcgtaatggtcgtgcggcttggtttgcacttcgctcgcattatttgggaccaaCTAATCAGTtgaagattatgacgcgtgctgaaggtgatcttgagtcaaagttttaCAATGGAGAGCATCATAACTTTACCTTTgaacgttttgctgagattcatcagcgggctcatacagatctggaagagtttggagagccattgacagaggctgcaaaagttcggaaatttttgaaacggacTCAGGCGTCatttctcaattctgcaattgccactgttcaTGCTAACCCATccttgaaaaatgattttgaagccacagtgaatttcctcagtgagtctattgaagaacagaatcaagctcagcttcggaGTATTTTGTCAGGTTGATCTGGTCACGGTCAAGGACAaggtagaggatcaggtcatggtaataaaggtcgcggtggacgcggtgATAAAGGtgtcttcaacaaaggttctaccaaaggcatggtggataagtattatacctttgatgaatacaagagtatgaatgctgaacagaagcgtcacaTACATACAttacgtcaagaagctggtggtaaacgcaatgcttctactgttgattctcaagaaaaggaggatgacaagaaatcaaagacGAGTTGTGATGATACAAGCTCGCTTACTTCGAAGTTGTCGGCAGGTCGAAATATGTCACACAGAAGTTCGaatatgtcagtggtatcaacacgttctatctctatacagtcactcGAGAGTGCATTTACATCACACACAGAGTTAGATTCTCAtgcggatacttgttgcattggaaagaacgcttatatattttacgaaacctctcgaacggttgatgtttctgcatttttatctacattgggacaagcccggtctataccaattgtctctgctgctcttgcatatgatcatccttacacatatgagacttttattttaattgttcatcaggccttgcactttcctaccatggaacataatttgttaaatccaaATCAGCTCTGGTTAAACAATGTGCAGGTCcatgattgtccaagatttttaaTTGAAAACCCCACAAATTTGTCACATTCCATTACAAATTGTGTTCATTTGTCACGACCGCATACCTGCTACCTTGACTGTCAGTTCTCACGCACAGAGCCATCCAAAGCAAACATGCACAATCGCCTATAATGGTACTTCTGTGTGTAAAGGaagcagcaacgacgacgatgtcaATCGGCAAGCAACCAATGCGGGAATGACTGTCTCTTCTGCTTTGTCGGATTCCACCTGTGGCAAGTACTTGGCACCCTCCACCATTCCTGGTGCAGGCGTGGGGATATTTACGGCGGTGGAGAAGCAAATTGGGGATACGGTAGGACGTGGAGATATTTGCATTCCCGTCATTGATATGTACTGGCAAGCCGACGGCATCATGCAACCCTTTTCGGACTATTTCTGGTCCGGAGACACCATGGGCATGTCACACAAAACCGACTCCTACAACATTAAAGCACTTTATCCGGGGTTGGACTGTGCCATGAACTGCCATCTTGTACTCCTTAATGTGGAGAAAGCCGACTCCGTCTAGACGCTACACAGATTCCGCGATCCTGGAACCGGCACCTTTTCTCCATACCACATCGGAACCACATACATGTCCCAACACATTCCAGGGGGAGGAAAATTGTTCAAGTTCTTGGGGATCATTGGTTCCAAACAAGACCTTGTGTTGGTGGCCTGCTTGTACTGTCGGAGAATTACGAAACAGCGGAAGACATCTCTTGCAATGGTCGGATTTGAGGTTCCCCAAGGTTAAGACTACAACCTTTTTGTGATACTTGTACCACTGTACAATATGTACAATCAGACCGTTTATACTGTTAATGTATATTATTGGAAAATCcactatttgggatgagcagggaTGAAATTTACACTCTTTGGGGAAACTTGAACTGGTTCTACCATTAATACATCAAACCAGTCTTGTAGTTGGCGCAGTAAAATGTAAGCAAAAAAGCGTTTGTGGACGAAGATGGGCATTTCATGGAGGCAACTATAACTTTGAAATGTGATATCAAACAGTATCTGTGAATAATCTCAATTAAAATATTTGCCAGGGAAGTCTTCTCCGCAAGAATAAAATACTTTAACCCAATTCATTTTTCACAAATAACGAAATTTTGAGCCAAGTCGGATATGGCAAATAGCATTACCTCAGGGAAtgacaggagaagacgtaGCCATTGCAACAGGAGAGGAAGTGGCCATAACAACGGGAGAAGGAGTGGCCATTGCAACAGGAGAAGAtgtggccattgcgacaggagaagaagtggccattgcaacaggagaagacgtggccattgcgacaggagaagaagtggccattaccacaggagaagaagtggccattgcgacaggagaagaagtggccatcgcaacaggagaagaagtggccatcgaaacaggagaagacgtggccATTGGATCGTAACAAAAGTCCGCACGACTGGCCACATCCTCACCTCCGTTGCAACCAGGTACAGCCTCACCTCCATCTCTCATGAAGCACTTTAAACTTCCTTCGCAGTCGCTGTCCTTGTCACAGTCACCCTGGCAGACCTTCAAGGGAAAAGCAGACAATGGTGTACCATTGTCTCCCACAACTACCACATCGGGTCCCACAGCAGAGGGCATTGCAATAGGAGAAGAAGTGGGCATCGGATCATAGCAAAAGTCCGCACGACTGGCCACATCCTCACCTCCACTGCAACCGGGTACGGCCTCACCTCCATTTCTCATGAAGCACTTTAAACTTCCTTCGCAGTCGCTGTCCTTGTCACAGTCACCTTGGCAGATCTTCAAGGGAAAAGCAGATGATGGTGTTCCATTGTCTCCCACAACTACCAATGCAGGTAACTTTAGTCGACGCAAATGAACCCGAAGCTGCTCCGTCGTGGAATCAGTCCCTTGGCGAGTCACATCATCACCCTGATGTGCTACCGAGTAAGGGGCAGAAGCGATGGTAAAGGCTAGAGAAAGGAGCTTGatcttcatttttcaaaCGTTTTCTTAAATGGAGATACACCCTCACTGTCACTAGAAATTGTGAGCTTATCCCTGAGATTGCGGAGGTATGTTTGAGTTTTCTCTGTACTGTTACCTTTCCTATAGTTGAACCGTACGTTCCTGGTACATAGTCCCGTAGAATAGTATTTCACAGACTCCGGGCAACTTTCGCTGTCGGCGATACGATTGATGCTCCGCGAAAACAAGAAGCAGTTGGATGACTGTAAGCAAAGTTCTGAAGAACGATTTACTGTCCGTTCTACTTTATACAAAGTGTATGAAGCCAGCTACACAAAAGCGAAAAACATTTTTTTTAAAATTACACTAGTGTATTTCTTACCTGATTAACACATTTACGTTGAGTCTATGTACTTATCTattttttccttcttttACTTGTAAATGGTTCTCAAATAACAATATCAGCACATCGAATCAAAGAGCATTTATCACATGGCTACTGGGAACCTGGCCTCTTATCCCCTGGCTGTGCTAAGGATAGAGACTAGGCCAACCAATACACTCAGTTCTGCCTCCGATTGTCACGGAGCACTACCAAAGCGCACCGTGGGACAAATTGCTCTGGAAAACGGAGTCTGGAAAGACTCTAGTGGGCTTTATTGCAAACGAACTGCAATACACCTTACAGTAAGCAAATTTAGGGAGTGCAAAACTCTACGTGTTagcgacgctcccctcgtGGTGGACATTGGGTACAAGGACCTATTCGACAAAGGCGGTACGGATCAAAGATGTTACAAAACAAAGATAGAAGATTAAATAATATAAAATAGCACTTCTTGCCAGATCGTGTCCATATTTGATTGCAGAACCGGCAACTAGACCGCTTCTAAACCTGAATTTTCCTTTGTCACAGTCCATATACTGCAATTTCCGTTTTTGCATACTGATTGCGGAACCATAAGTATCTTTTGTAACACACATGATACGAAAAATAGATCGTGTCAATTTACATCCGTTTgccttgtgtttccatccaaatgactctgTTTGTTGAAGCCAGCTGAATCTCTTTTGTCGAATATGAAGTCTTTGTACCGGAACAGAGCCTTAAAGTACGTAGGAAGTTGTGGACATCTGTAGCCATGCCTCTTCTGAATATGCCAAAATTTGACAGAAGAGGAAATTTGCTATTCGGGCCTCGTCCAGGCCGCAGTTCCGAAttttcggccaaatctgaGATTTTCGAATATAAGTCgctttaactgtaaaaaccCTGCGACAATCATATGGGGGTTCAATAt
Coding sequences within:
- a CDS encoding predicted protein; this encodes MTVSSALSDSTCGKYLAPSTIPGAGVGIFTAVEKQIGDTVGRGDICIPVIDMYWQADGIMQPFSDYFWSGDTMGMSHKTDSYNIKALYPGLDCAMNCHLVLLNVEKADSV
- the Fru5 gene encoding frustulin 5 (cell wall assoiciated protein, contains a signal peptide) — translated: MKIKLLSLAFTIASAPYSVAHQGDDVTRQGTDSTTEQLRVHLRRLKLPALVVVGDNGTPSSAFPLKICQGDCDKDSDCEGSLKCFMRNGGEAVPGCSGGEDVASRADFCYDPMPTSSPIAMPSAVGPDVVVVGDNGTPLSAFPLKVCQGDCDKDSDCEGSLKCFMRDGGEAVPGCNGGEDVASRADFCYDPMATSSPVSMATSSPVAMATSSPVAMATSSPVVMATSSPVAMATSSPVAMATSSPVAMATSSPVAMATPSPVVMATSSPVAMATSSPVIP